In Massilistercora timonensis, the following are encoded in one genomic region:
- a CDS encoding nucleotide sugar dehydrogenase: protein MKEELLKKIENRQITVGVVGLGYVGLPLAVEKARAGFRTIGFDVQEEKVQLVNSGHNYIGDVIDDDLEELVEEGKLSATTDFTFVKDVDFIAICVPTPLDRHQQPDISYVKNSTIAISRHLTKNTMVVLESTTYPGTTEELIKPILEEGSGLKCGEDFYLGFSPERVDPGNAVYKTKNTPKVVGAIGKDATEVIASMYRAVLEGDVYEVSSPAIAEMEKILENTYRNVNIGLINELAMLCNKMNINLWEVVDAAKTKPYGFQAFYPGPGLGGHCIPLDPYYLSWKAREYGFHTSMIESSMMINDKMPEYCVERAAKILNYFKKSLNGSRILILGVAYKQDIDDYRESPAIRVIEELEPTGAEVDFYDPYIPAYKERGIVKEGLKEISEDIVASYDLVMVTAAHTTVDYEMIQRSAKAIFDTKNVMKNLENRENIEVL from the coding sequence ATGAAAGAAGAGTTATTGAAGAAAATTGAAAATCGTCAGATTACCGTGGGGGTTGTCGGCTTGGGGTATGTTGGGCTTCCTCTGGCGGTTGAAAAAGCAAGGGCTGGATTCCGAACAATTGGTTTTGACGTTCAGGAAGAGAAGGTTCAGCTTGTAAATTCTGGTCATAATTATATTGGCGATGTGATTGATGATGATCTGGAGGAGCTTGTGGAGGAAGGAAAGCTTTCTGCTACAACAGACTTTACCTTTGTGAAAGATGTTGATTTTATTGCAATCTGCGTTCCAACCCCACTTGATCGTCATCAGCAGCCGGATATCAGTTATGTGAAGAATTCTACGATTGCGATCTCCAGGCACTTGACAAAGAATACCATGGTAGTTCTCGAGTCTACAACTTATCCTGGGACAACAGAAGAGCTGATTAAACCAATCCTGGAGGAAGGCTCTGGATTGAAGTGCGGAGAAGATTTTTATCTTGGATTTTCGCCAGAGCGTGTAGACCCCGGCAATGCGGTATATAAGACAAAAAACACACCCAAAGTAGTTGGCGCGATTGGGAAAGATGCGACTGAAGTGATTGCATCCATGTATCGAGCGGTTCTGGAGGGCGATGTATATGAGGTGTCTTCCCCAGCGATTGCGGAGATGGAAAAGATCCTTGAGAATACCTACAGGAATGTAAATATCGGGCTGATCAATGAACTGGCAATGCTCTGCAACAAGATGAATATTAATCTCTGGGAAGTAGTAGATGCGGCTAAGACAAAACCGTATGGATTCCAGGCATTTTATCCCGGCCCGGGGCTTGGGGGTCACTGCATTCCTCTGGATCCTTATTACTTATCCTGGAAAGCCAGAGAATATGGATTCCATACATCTATGATCGAGTCTTCTATGATGATCAACGATAAGATGCCGGAATATTGTGTGGAGCGTGCGGCAAAAATCCTGAATTACTTTAAAAAATCTCTGAATGGCTCCAGAATTCTGATCCTTGGGGTGGCTTACAAACAGGATATTGATGACTACAGAGAAAGCCCTGCTATTCGAGTGATAGAAGAACTGGAGCCTACCGGAGCAGAAGTGGACTTCTATGATCCCTATATTCCGGCTTATAAGGAGAGAGGCATTGTAAAAGAAGGCCTGAAGGAGATCAGCGAGGATATCGTTGCTTCTTATGATCTTGTAATGGTGACAGCGGCTCATACTACGGTGGATTATGAGATGATCCAGAGAAGCGCGAAAGCAATCTTTGATACAAAGAATGTGATGAAGAATCTTGAGAACAGAGAGAATATCGAGGTGCTGTAA
- a CDS encoding ATP-grasp domain-containing protein encodes MKNNNINILILSCGTRNKIVQYFKESLNGEGKVIATDCSPYAPALLEADKYYIVPRITEENYLDIILDICKKENISGVLSLIDPELSLLAKNRRKFEAIKVKVIGSSYEKCERCLDKYKMFQWLKEHGFKCAKSYLDKEEFYRDMKNGEISYPVFVKPIRGSASIAISKVYDCDTIELLFRNSHDLMIQEYLDGQEIGVDCYIDMISRQTVSIFTKYKLAMRAGETDKAISFKDERLFELINRFVNEFGFEGQIDIDIFKVANDYYISEVNPRFGGGYPHAYECGVNHMKLILNNLRNVPNSVDVGNYKENMVMMKYNELKMLQV; translated from the coding sequence ATGAAAAATAATAATATCAATATTCTAATTTTGAGTTGTGGGACAAGAAATAAGATAGTTCAATATTTTAAAGAAAGCCTTAACGGAGAGGGTAAAGTAATTGCAACAGATTGTAGTCCTTATGCACCTGCCTTGTTGGAAGCTGATAAGTATTACATCGTGCCTAGAATTACAGAAGAGAATTATTTAGATATTATTTTGGATATATGTAAAAAAGAGAATATTTCAGGGGTCCTTTCGCTTATTGATCCGGAATTGTCATTATTGGCTAAGAATCGTAGAAAATTTGAGGCTATCAAAGTAAAAGTGATTGGTTCCAGTTATGAAAAGTGTGAAAGATGTCTAGATAAATATAAGATGTTTCAATGGTTAAAGGAACATGGTTTTAAATGTGCAAAATCATATCTTGACAAAGAAGAATTTTATCGCGATATGAAGAATGGGGAAATTAGTTATCCGGTATTTGTAAAGCCTATTAGGGGAAGCGCAAGTATTGCGATTTCTAAAGTGTATGATTGCGATACAATAGAATTACTGTTTAGAAATAGTCATGATTTAATGATACAGGAGTATCTTGATGGGCAAGAAATAGGGGTGGATTGTTATATAGATATGATTTCTCGACAAACGGTTTCTATTTTTACTAAGTACAAATTAGCGATGCGTGCAGGAGAAACAGATAAAGCGATTTCTTTTAAAGATGAGCGATTATTTGAGTTAATTAATCGATTTGTAAATGAATTTGGATTTGAAGGCCAGATTGATATAGATATCTTTAAAGTGGCTAATGATTATTATATTTCAGAAGTAAATCCAAGATTCGGTGGTGGATATCCACATGCGTATGAGTGTGGAGTTAATCATATGAAATTAATTTTAAATAATTTGAGAAATGTGCCAAATAGCGTTGATGTTGGAAATTACAAAGAAAATATGGTTATGATGAAATATAATGAATTAAAAATGTTGCAAGTATAA
- a CDS encoding pyridoxal-dependent decarboxylase — MEKYKTPYYVINKDELEESVVELQKAVEAYWANTIIGYSFKTNSLPWICEFFKGKGFYAEVVSDDEYNLAKLLGYENHRIIYNGLIKSRATFLEALENGCVVNIDSEQEIMWLGEAQPDKKYSIGIRINFDLEKACPNESQCGDEGGRFGFCYENGEFERVLKLVKKYDNVEVKGVHFHCSSKTRSLSVYKAISHMACQIKKEFNLDLNYLDIGGGFFGGLNDKPHFKDYLECISGILKEEYDSNRTTLILEPGMSLIGPPISFVTSVIDIKETNRNRFVVTDGSRNNVDPLMGKKSYFYTIEYLGDESRRKNIDRQIVVGYTCMENDRLFKVENSKQLVVGDKVIYYKVGAYTMCLSPLFIKYFPDVYVQESDKLKLVRNRWTVNEYTQNCFWEANYEK, encoded by the coding sequence ATGGAAAAATACAAAACACCATATTATGTAATAAATAAAGACGAGTTGGAAGAATCAGTAGTAGAATTGCAAAAAGCGGTTGAGGCATATTGGGCGAATACAATTATAGGGTATTCTTTTAAAACGAATTCTTTACCTTGGATTTGTGAATTTTTTAAAGGTAAGGGCTTTTATGCAGAAGTTGTGTCAGATGATGAATATAACTTAGCGAAGTTATTGGGATATGAAAATCATAGAATTATATATAATGGACTAATTAAATCGCGCGCGACTTTTTTAGAGGCTCTTGAAAATGGGTGTGTTGTAAATATTGATTCGGAACAAGAAATTATGTGGTTGGGGGAGGCTCAACCAGATAAAAAATATTCTATTGGCATAAGAATAAATTTTGATTTAGAGAAAGCATGTCCTAATGAAAGTCAATGTGGCGATGAAGGGGGCAGATTTGGTTTTTGCTATGAAAATGGTGAGTTTGAAAGAGTTTTAAAATTGGTGAAGAAATATGATAACGTAGAGGTAAAAGGGGTGCATTTTCATTGTAGTTCTAAAACCAGAAGTCTGTCTGTTTATAAAGCAATCAGCCATATGGCGTGTCAGATAAAGAAAGAGTTTAATTTAGATCTAAACTATTTAGATATAGGCGGTGGTTTTTTTGGTGGGTTAAATGATAAACCTCACTTTAAAGATTATTTAGAATGTATTTCTGGAATTTTAAAAGAAGAGTATGATTCAAATAGAACAACTCTTATTTTAGAACCAGGCATGTCATTAATTGGTCCACCAATCAGCTTTGTAACATCTGTTATAGATATAAAAGAAACTAATAGAAATCGGTTTGTCGTTACAGATGGAAGTCGTAATAATGTAGATCCTTTAATGGGGAAAAAATCATATTTTTATACAATAGAATATTTGGGTGACGAAAGCAGACGAAAGAATATTGATAGGCAAATTGTAGTTGGTTATACTTGTATGGAAAATGATCGACTATTTAAAGTCGAAAACAGTAAACAGCTCGTAGTTGGAGATAAGGTGATTTATTATAAAGTTGGAGCGTATACAATGTGTTTAAGTCCATTATTTATTAAGTATTTTCCTGATGTTTATGTGCAGGAGAGTGATAAACTTAAATTGGTGCGAAATAGATGGACAGTGAATGAATATACGCAAAATTGTTTTTGGGAGGCCAACTATGAAAAATAA
- a CDS encoding acyltransferase: MANYFVHETSVIDDDVSIGQGTKIWHFSHIQSGARIGANCSFGQNVNVGNCVKIGDGCKVQNNVSLYEGVELEDYVFCGPSMVFTNDLTPRAKYPKGRAGYKKTILHTGATIGANATLVCGHDIGKWAMVAAGAVVTKNVPDHALVAGVPARQIGWVCECGERLSETLECPNCRRRYKKQDPGLLEIQ; this comes from the coding sequence ATGGCAAATTATTTTGTACATGAGACAAGTGTGATTGATGATGACGTCTCTATTGGACAGGGAACAAAGATATGGCATTTCTCTCATATTCAATCAGGAGCGCGCATTGGGGCAAATTGTTCTTTTGGACAGAATGTCAACGTGGGGAATTGTGTGAAGATTGGAGATGGCTGTAAGGTACAGAATAATGTTTCTCTTTATGAAGGAGTCGAACTGGAAGATTATGTATTTTGCGGTCCATCCATGGTATTTACAAATGATCTGACGCCGCGGGCAAAATATCCAAAAGGGCGTGCAGGCTATAAGAAAACAATTCTTCATACAGGAGCAACCATCGGGGCTAACGCTACGCTTGTCTGTGGACATGATATTGGGAAGTGGGCAATGGTAGCGGCTGGGGCGGTAGTGACGAAAAATGTGCCCGATCATGCCCTGGTAGCAGGCGTTCCGGCGAGACAGATCGGATGGGTATGTGAATGTGGAGAACGTCTGTCCGAAACCCTGGAGTGCCCAAACTGCAGAAGAAGATATAAGAAACAGGATCCAGGACTTTTGGAAATACAGTAA
- a CDS encoding aminotransferase class I/II-fold pyridoxal phosphate-dependent enzyme, producing MFKDYTKFSGFNSKVWLSSPTMHGQEIEYIREAYESNWMSTVGANINEVERMACEKVGCRYAVALSAGTAALHLAVKLAGVKPGDRVFCSDMTFAATVNPVVYEGGIPVFIDAEYDTWNMDPNALEKAFELYPDTKVVVVAHLYGTPGKIDELKTVCEQHQAVIIEDAAESLGATYKGKQTGTFGDYNVISFNGNKIITGSSGGMLLTDDKEAADKVRKWSTQSRESAAWYQHEELGYNYRMSNVIAGVVRGQFPYLEEHIRQKKAIYERYKEGFRDLPVCMNPYDETCSEPNFWLSCMLIDPEAMCRQVRGDQEALFIREEGKTCPTEILEVLAQYNAEGRPIWKPMHMQPIYRMNGYITREGEGRAKTNAYLQGGRTGRDGKPLDVGADVFHRGLCLPSDNKMTEEQQDKIIEIVKGCFEYE from the coding sequence ATGTTTAAGGATTATACGAAGTTTTCTGGATTTAACTCTAAAGTTTGGTTGAGCAGTCCAACGATGCATGGACAGGAGATAGAATATATAAGGGAGGCCTATGAGTCCAACTGGATGTCTACGGTGGGAGCCAATATTAATGAGGTGGAAAGAATGGCCTGCGAAAAAGTGGGCTGTAGGTATGCGGTGGCATTATCGGCAGGAACGGCAGCATTGCACCTGGCAGTGAAACTTGCGGGAGTGAAACCGGGAGACCGGGTGTTTTGTTCGGATATGACATTTGCGGCTACGGTGAATCCGGTTGTATATGAAGGAGGAATTCCCGTTTTTATCGATGCGGAGTACGATACCTGGAATATGGATCCAAATGCGTTGGAGAAGGCATTTGAATTATATCCAGATACAAAGGTGGTTGTAGTCGCGCATTTATACGGGACGCCGGGGAAAATTGACGAATTGAAAACTGTGTGCGAGCAGCATCAAGCAGTTATTATTGAGGATGCTGCAGAGTCCCTTGGCGCAACTTATAAAGGGAAACAAACAGGGACATTTGGAGATTATAATGTAATTTCTTTTAATGGAAATAAAATTATCACAGGATCTTCAGGAGGAATGCTGCTGACGGATGACAAAGAAGCGGCTGATAAGGTGCGAAAATGGTCTACGCAGTCGAGAGAAAGCGCAGCCTGGTATCAGCACGAAGAATTGGGATATAATTACCGGATGAGTAATGTAATAGCGGGCGTTGTGAGAGGGCAATTCCCGTATCTTGAAGAGCATATCAGACAGAAGAAAGCTATTTATGAAAGATACAAGGAAGGTTTCAGAGATCTTCCGGTATGCATGAATCCTTATGATGAGACGTGTTCAGAGCCAAATTTCTGGCTTTCATGTATGTTGATCGATCCAGAAGCTATGTGCAGACAGGTGAGAGGAGACCAGGAAGCACTTTTCATCAGGGAGGAAGGGAAAACTTGTCCGACAGAAATATTGGAAGTCCTTGCGCAGTATAATGCGGAAGGCCGTCCTATCTGGAAACCAATGCATATGCAGCCAATCTACCGAATGAATGGGTACATTACCCGAGAAGGCGAGGGGCGGGCGAAGACGAACGCATACCTTCAGGGGGGCAGAACTGGCCGGGACGGGAAGCCATTGGACGTTGGGGCAGATGTTTTCCACAGAGGATTATGTCTGCCAAGTGATAATAAAATGACAGAGGAACAGCAGGATAAGATTATAGAAATTGTAAAAGGTTGTTTTGAATATGAGTAA
- a CDS encoding sugar transferase — protein sequence MSKRLGFFSHFIYRKYVKRVLDFIMAIITLCILSPFMLLIAGLIKIKLGSPVIFKQERPGKGGVIFCLYKFRTMTEAKDENGLLLPDEKRLTKLGKFLRSTSVDELPELWNIVKGEMSFIGPRPLLVQYLPLYNDFQMKRHNVLPGLTGLAQINGRNGISWDEKFKWDVAYVEKQSFLLDVQIALKTILTVLTRDGISSETSETMEDFEGNDL from the coding sequence ATGAGTAAAAGATTAGGGTTTTTCTCTCATTTTATATATAGGAAATACGTAAAACGTGTTTTGGATTTTATAATGGCAATAATTACATTATGTATTTTAAGTCCATTTATGTTACTGATTGCCGGATTGATAAAGATAAAACTGGGTAGTCCAGTAATTTTTAAACAAGAGCGTCCTGGAAAGGGAGGAGTAATCTTTTGTTTATATAAATTTAGGACTATGACAGAGGCTAAAGATGAAAACGGATTACTTTTACCAGATGAAAAGCGATTAACCAAACTGGGGAAATTTCTTAGAAGCACAAGTGTGGATGAACTTCCAGAATTATGGAATATTGTAAAAGGAGAAATGAGTTTTATTGGTCCGCGTCCACTATTAGTTCAATATCTTCCATTGTATAATGATTTTCAAATGAAAAGACATAATGTTCTTCCGGGTTTGACTGGACTTGCACAGATAAATGGAAGAAATGGGATAAGCTGGGACGAAAAATTCAAGTGGGATGTGGCATATGTAGAAAAGCAAAGTTTTCTCTTAGATGTTCAGATTGCTTTAAAAACAATTTTAACTGTTTTGACTAGAGATGGAATAAGCAGTGAAACTTCAGAAACTATGGAAGATTTTGAAGGGAATGATTTATAA
- the wecB gene encoding UDP-N-acetylglucosamine 2-epimerase (non-hydrolyzing), whose protein sequence is MKIVTVVGARPQFIKAAVVSRELRKTHTEILVHTGQHYDYNMSDIFFRELDIPKPDYNLGISGGTHGKMTGEMLIRIEEVLMKEKPDVVLLYGDTNSTLAGALAAVKLHIPIAHVEAGNRLGTKNNPEEINRIVTDHVSSLHLCCTESAKEFLRKEGITDTAYVVGDPMYDAFLYYSAKVGNDIPEKLTDLNGQGIDPPEHFYYMTCHREENAGTDKTLTEILEAMNSLEYPTIYPVHPRNRARVQRIVEAEKMEHIICCEPVGYLMSVYLVNHSEKIVTDSGGLQREAFFAKKQCVTVFDYVVWPETMKDNRNQLAKPDKEDILTKLNKEQMLREDYSFGDGKSYQKIVEKIEKLV, encoded by the coding sequence ATGAAAATTGTAACAGTTGTAGGTGCACGTCCACAATTTATTAAGGCGGCTGTTGTATCAAGAGAACTCAGGAAAACGCATACAGAGATATTGGTTCACACAGGACAACATTATGATTATAATATGTCTGATATTTTCTTCCGGGAGTTGGATATCCCTAAACCGGATTATAATCTTGGAATATCTGGTGGAACGCATGGAAAGATGACGGGTGAGATGTTGATCCGTATTGAAGAAGTGCTGATGAAAGAGAAACCAGATGTTGTCCTGCTTTATGGGGATACGAATTCTACCTTGGCAGGGGCTCTTGCGGCTGTGAAGTTACATATCCCTATTGCTCATGTGGAAGCTGGGAACCGATTGGGAACAAAGAACAATCCGGAAGAGATCAACAGAATCGTGACCGATCATGTGTCTTCATTGCATTTATGCTGTACAGAGTCTGCGAAAGAATTTCTCAGGAAAGAGGGAATTACAGATACGGCTTATGTGGTGGGGGATCCCATGTATGACGCTTTTCTCTATTATTCTGCGAAAGTCGGAAATGATATTCCAGAGAAGCTGACAGATTTGAATGGACAGGGAATAGATCCGCCAGAACATTTTTATTATATGACCTGTCATAGAGAAGAAAATGCCGGGACAGACAAGACGCTTACGGAGATTCTGGAAGCGATGAACAGTCTGGAGTATCCTACGATATATCCAGTTCACCCGCGCAATCGGGCAAGAGTTCAGAGGATTGTAGAAGCGGAAAAGATGGAGCACATTATATGCTGTGAGCCAGTAGGATATCTGATGAGTGTGTATCTTGTTAATCATTCAGAAAAGATCGTGACAGATTCAGGTGGGCTTCAGAGAGAGGCGTTTTTTGCGAAAAAGCAGTGTGTTACAGTGTTTGATTATGTCGTTTGGCCGGAAACAATGAAAGATAATAGGAATCAACTGGCAAAGCCGGATAAAGAGGATATTCTGACAAAATTAAATAAAGAACAGATGCTTCGGGAAGATTACAGCTTTGGTGATGGGAAGTCTTATCAGAAGATTGTAGAAAAAATAGAAAAACTAGTATAG
- a CDS encoding glycosyltransferase family 4 protein, whose product MKKNIWILNHYATDTYFDKGGRHYWFAKYLKRAGYNPVIFCANTVHGFDTEIDTKGKKCILKKDEVNGFPFVFIKVPSYKGNGIRRIRNMIEFYRKLFPVTKLYSRKYGYPDIIFASSVHPLTLVAGIKIAKKMGVKCICEVRDLWPESIVAYGKLKKDSLIAKILYRGEKWIYKRADALIFTMEGGKDYIINKGWDRSEKHGVELRKIHYINNGMDLEEIEIQRKMEIYDNPVFRNIKGGKIIYTGSIREANDVGKILDAAKYLMDLDVTFCIFGDGDQREKLEERLKNESISNVIFFGKVEKKYIASIVSDALLLLLLYSQDIFDIAKYGMSQNKLFDYLAGGHAIISNLPNAYSIINEYNCGIEREIQTGKELAQNIRKALEDGDRLKEWGAHAAVAAKAFSFEEHTKKLISIIESL is encoded by the coding sequence ATGAAGAAAAATATATGGATTTTAAATCATTATGCAACAGACACGTATTTTGACAAAGGGGGAAGGCATTACTGGTTTGCGAAGTATCTAAAAAGAGCGGGGTATAATCCAGTTATCTTTTGTGCTAATACGGTGCATGGTTTTGATACGGAGATAGACACAAAAGGGAAAAAATGTATATTGAAAAAGGATGAGGTCAACGGTTTTCCTTTTGTATTCATTAAGGTTCCGTCTTATAAAGGGAATGGGATCAGGCGGATTAGGAATATGATAGAATTTTATCGAAAGCTTTTTCCTGTGACGAAATTGTATTCCCGGAAATACGGATATCCTGATATTATATTTGCTTCCAGCGTACACCCACTTACATTAGTAGCGGGAATCAAAATTGCAAAGAAAATGGGTGTGAAATGTATTTGCGAAGTAAGAGATCTGTGGCCAGAAAGTATTGTTGCTTATGGGAAATTAAAGAAGGATTCTTTGATTGCCAAAATCCTTTATAGAGGAGAGAAATGGATTTATAAAAGAGCTGATGCATTGATTTTTACCATGGAAGGTGGAAAAGATTATATAATAAATAAGGGGTGGGATCGGTCTGAAAAGCACGGGGTAGAGCTACGAAAGATTCATTACATTAATAACGGAATGGATCTGGAAGAAATAGAGATACAAAGAAAAATGGAGATATATGATAATCCAGTTTTCCGTAATATCAAAGGCGGGAAAATTATATATACCGGTTCTATACGTGAAGCAAATGATGTTGGGAAAATTTTGGATGCAGCAAAATACCTGATGGATTTAGATGTGACTTTCTGCATTTTTGGAGACGGAGATCAAAGAGAAAAGTTAGAAGAACGCTTAAAAAATGAAAGTATTAGTAATGTGATATTTTTTGGGAAAGTTGAAAAAAAATATATCGCTTCCATTGTTTCAGATGCGTTGTTGTTGTTGTTGTTGTATTCGCAAGATATTTTTGATATTGCCAAATATGGTATGAGTCAGAATAAACTTTTTGATTATCTGGCTGGGGGTCATGCAATCATTTCTAATCTTCCTAATGCTTATTCTATTATTAACGAATATAATTGTGGAATCGAGAGAGAGATACAAACAGGAAAAGAATTGGCTCAAAATATTCGAAAAGCATTGGAAGATGGTGATAGATTAAAAGAATGGGGAGCCCATGCAGCAGTTGCGGCAAAAGCCTTTTCCTTTGAGGAACATACAAAGAAACTGATATCTATTATCGAATCTCTATAA
- a CDS encoding nucleoside-diphosphate sugar epimerase/dehydratase, whose product MIGLGKRRAILIGLCDALIVCFSALFSLGLRFNFDIIPDQYLKPALYCLPVDVIIAIIVLRFFKLYNRVWTYASMEESMSILKATICIETIYVLYHTFLQIPMPRSFYVFDATLLFLLFLALRFGRRIQKQLFPERVNNESKKRTLLVGGGSAASILISETQNMQSSPRNIVCIVDDNVNKKGKYLRNVPIIGTRADIPVAVRRYGIDEIIIAIPSATAGAVKEILEICHETEAKVRILPAIASGFTESLSDLVREVRYEDLLGRAPVQVNQAGIGAFLEGKVVLVTGGGGSIGSELCRQIVQYHPAKLIIFDIYENNAYEIQMELKRHHPELELITLIGSVRDYDRMDKLFATYHPQIIYHAAAHKHVPLMEDSPNEAIKNNCMGTLNVAKLADLYKAENFTLISTDKAVRPTNVMGASKRICEMIIQSYAKKSTHTRYAAVRFGNVLGSHGSVVPLFLKQIEEGGPVTVTHKEITRFFMTIPEAVSLVLQASLFAKGGEIFVLDMGKPVKIYEMAENLIRMKGYKPNEDIMIEVTGLRPGEKLYEELLMDEEGLTKTANEKIFVGHPIAMDEMKFFEELDELIDCSKENGDHIQDRIEEICTTYRRKA is encoded by the coding sequence ATGATAGGACTTGGGAAGAGAAGGGCGATATTGATCGGGTTATGTGATGCACTGATCGTATGTTTCAGCGCATTATTTTCGCTGGGGCTGAGATTTAATTTTGATATTATTCCGGACCAGTATCTGAAGCCGGCTTTGTATTGCCTCCCTGTTGATGTTATAATCGCGATTATCGTACTGCGCTTTTTTAAACTTTATAATCGTGTCTGGACCTATGCTTCCATGGAAGAGAGCATGTCTATCTTAAAAGCAACAATTTGCATCGAAACCATATATGTCTTGTATCATACATTTCTGCAGATACCTATGCCGAGAAGCTTCTATGTGTTTGATGCAACGTTGTTGTTTTTGTTGTTTCTGGCGCTTCGTTTTGGAAGGCGGATCCAGAAGCAGTTGTTTCCAGAGCGGGTAAATAACGAATCGAAAAAGAGAACGCTGCTTGTGGGGGGCGGTTCCGCAGCCTCCATCCTGATCAGCGAGACGCAGAATATGCAGAGCAGCCCGCGGAATATTGTATGTATTGTTGACGATAATGTGAATAAGAAGGGCAAGTACCTGCGGAATGTTCCGATCATCGGTACGCGGGCAGATATCCCGGTTGCGGTAAGAAGGTATGGGATTGATGAGATCATTATTGCTATCCCGTCCGCAACGGCAGGCGCTGTAAAGGAGATCCTGGAGATCTGTCATGAGACAGAGGCGAAGGTGAGGATCCTGCCGGCGATCGCTTCTGGATTTACTGAGTCGCTGTCCGATCTGGTGCGGGAAGTACGGTATGAGGACTTGCTGGGGCGCGCTCCCGTGCAGGTTAATCAGGCAGGGATCGGCGCTTTCCTGGAAGGGAAAGTGGTGCTGGTTACCGGAGGGGGCGGATCCATTGGCTCAGAGTTGTGCCGCCAGATCGTGCAGTATCATCCGGCGAAGCTGATCATCTTTGATATCTATGAGAATAATGCCTATGAGATCCAGATGGAGTTGAAGCGTCACCATCCGGAACTGGAACTGATCACGCTGATCGGGTCTGTTCGTGACTATGACCGTATGGACAAGTTGTTTGCCACTTATCATCCTCAGATCATCTATCATGCTGCGGCTCATAAGCATGTGCCGCTTATGGAGGATTCGCCCAATGAGGCGATCAAGAATAACTGTATGGGAACCCTGAATGTGGCGAAACTGGCCGATCTCTACAAGGCAGAAAACTTTACGCTGATCTCCACGGACAAGGCGGTACGGCCTACCAATGTTATGGGGGCGTCGAAGCGGATCTGCGAGATGATCATCCAGAGTTACGCGAAGAAATCAACGCATACCAGGTATGCGGCAGTCCGATTTGGGAATGTGTTGGGCAGCCATGGCTCGGTTGTTCCTCTGTTCTTAAAGCAGATTGAAGAAGGCGGCCCGGTAACGGTGACGCATAAGGAGATCACCCGGTTCTTCATGACCATCCCGGAAGCAGTCTCTTTGGTGCTGCAGGCCAGTCTCTTCGCTAAGGGCGGCGAGATCTTCGTGCTGGATATGGGAAAACCGGTGAAGATCTATGAGATGGCGGAGAATTTAATTCGGATGAAAGGGTATAAGCCCAATGAGGATATCATGATCGAAGTTACCGGTCTTCGCCCGGGAGAGAAGTTGTATGAGGAACTTCTGATGGATGAAGAGGGGCTTACGAAGACAGCAAATGAGAAGATCTTTGTAGGGCATCCGATCGCGATGGATGAGATGAAGTTCTTTGAAGAACTGGATGAGCTGATAGACTGCAGTAAGGAAAATGGGGACCATATACAAGATCGAATTGAAGAGATTTGTACAACTTACAGGAGAAAAGCGTAA